From Lujinxingia litoralis, one genomic window encodes:
- the tkt gene encoding transketolase, protein MTDSITTLSINTIRTLSIDAVQAANSGHPGAPMGLAAVAYAIWQKHLRHDPSDPSWFNRDRFVLSNGHASMLLYSLLHLTGYEAMTLEQIKNFRQWGSLTPGHPEAELTPGVETTTGPLGQGFATAVGMAIAEAHLNARYQGVVDHYTFGICSDGDLMEGISHEAASLAGHLGLGKLIFLYDDNEITIDGRTDIAFTEDTTARFEAYGWQVLSVDDGNDVEAIDQAIVAARAESARPTLIRVKTVIGYGSPNKADTSSVHGSPLGDAEIALTKEALGWPYTERFVVPDEVREHMAGSAAARAGEARRAWEARLDTLKSESPEAYVELMRRISGELPEDWAESLPRFEPSEKGMATRASGGKVIEKIYEVLPELVGGSADLAGSNKTLFPKFGEISRGEYAGQNLHFGIREHAMAAAVNGMCLHGGVRGFGATFLVFADYMRPALRLAALMHVPQVMVFTHDSIGLGEDGPTHQPIEHLMSLRAMPNYWVLRPGDAEEVRQCWELAMERDQGPAGLVLTRQNVPTFDRQALQSQGDATQGAYILADGCPDEEPEALILATGSEVTIAVEAFGKLQAQGKKVRVISMPCWERFEQQDAAYRESVLPTAVTRRVAIEAGATLGWERYTGTQGCTLGLDHFGASAPYEELYEKFGLTAEKIVEVVNAP, encoded by the coding sequence ATGACCGATTCAATCACCACGCTGAGTATTAACACGATCCGTACGCTCTCCATCGATGCGGTGCAGGCTGCAAACAGCGGGCACCCGGGCGCGCCGATGGGGCTGGCCGCGGTGGCCTATGCCATCTGGCAGAAACATTTGCGCCACGACCCCAGCGATCCGAGCTGGTTTAACCGGGATCGTTTCGTTCTCTCCAATGGCCACGCCTCCATGCTCCTCTATAGCCTGCTGCATCTGACGGGCTACGAGGCCATGACCCTGGAGCAGATCAAGAATTTTCGTCAGTGGGGAAGCCTCACCCCGGGGCACCCCGAGGCCGAGTTGACGCCGGGGGTGGAGACCACCACCGGTCCGCTGGGGCAGGGCTTTGCCACGGCGGTGGGGATGGCCATCGCTGAGGCTCATCTAAATGCCCGCTACCAGGGGGTGGTCGATCACTACACCTTCGGCATCTGCTCCGATGGCGACCTGATGGAAGGCATCTCCCATGAGGCCGCTTCTCTGGCCGGGCACCTGGGGCTGGGGAAACTGATCTTTTTGTACGATGACAACGAGATCACCATCGACGGGCGCACCGACATCGCGTTTACCGAAGACACCACCGCGCGTTTTGAAGCCTACGGCTGGCAGGTCTTGAGCGTGGATGATGGCAACGACGTCGAGGCCATCGACCAGGCCATTGTGGCGGCCCGCGCTGAGAGCGCTCGTCCTACGTTGATTCGCGTGAAGACCGTCATCGGGTACGGATCGCCCAATAAAGCCGACACCTCGTCGGTCCATGGCTCGCCACTGGGCGATGCGGAGATCGCGCTGACCAAAGAGGCGCTGGGCTGGCCCTACACCGAGCGTTTTGTGGTGCCGGATGAGGTCCGCGAGCATATGGCGGGCTCGGCAGCGGCGCGAGCCGGCGAAGCAAGGCGTGCCTGGGAAGCGCGTCTGGACACGCTGAAATCCGAGAGCCCGGAGGCGTACGTCGAGTTGATGCGGCGGATCTCCGGGGAGCTTCCCGAGGATTGGGCCGAGAGCCTTCCGCGCTTTGAGCCCTCCGAGAAGGGAATGGCAACCCGGGCCTCCGGCGGCAAGGTCATTGAAAAGATCTACGAAGTGCTCCCGGAACTCGTCGGTGGGTCGGCGGACCTGGCCGGCTCCAACAAGACGCTCTTTCCGAAGTTTGGGGAGATCTCGCGCGGCGAGTACGCCGGGCAGAACCTGCACTTTGGCATCCGGGAGCACGCCATGGCAGCCGCCGTCAACGGCATGTGCCTGCATGGCGGGGTGCGCGGCTTCGGGGCGACCTTTTTGGTGTTTGCCGATTACATGCGTCCGGCGCTGCGCCTGGCGGCGTTGATGCACGTGCCCCAGGTGATGGTCTTTACCCACGACTCGATTGGCCTGGGCGAAGACGGACCCACTCACCAGCCGATTGAGCACCTGATGTCTTTGCGCGCGATGCCCAACTACTGGGTATTGCGTCCGGGCGATGCGGAAGAGGTTCGCCAGTGCTGGGAGCTGGCCATGGAGCGTGACCAGGGCCCCGCGGGGCTGGTGTTGACTCGCCAGAACGTCCCCACCTTTGACCGCCAGGCGCTTCAAAGTCAGGGCGACGCCACGCAGGGCGCCTACATCCTGGCCGACGGGTGCCCGGATGAGGAGCCAGAGGCGCTGATCCTGGCAACGGGTAGCGAGGTCACGATTGCCGTGGAGGCGTTTGGCAAACTCCAGGCTCAGGGCAAAAAGGTACGCGTGATTTCGATGCCCTGCTGGGAGCGTTTTGAGCAGCAGGACGCCGCCTATCGCGAGTCGGTCCTGCCGACCGCGGTCACGCGCCGCGTGGCCATTGAAGCCGGCGCTACCCTGGGATGGGAGCGCTACACCGGGACGCAGGGATGCACCCTGGGGCTGGATCACTTCGGCGCGTCGGCCCCTTATGAGGAGCTGTACGAGAAGTTTGGTCTGACCGCCGAGAAGATCGTTGAGGTCGTCAACGCGCCTTAA
- a CDS encoding class I SAM-dependent methyltransferase, whose amino-acid sequence MPANFTRRLDLFKDAGFADPKAAVELLSSDAENFGIGGVQSGMPLEDALDGADKAAAALLDKPVARLLDNVVEWLFERGGDLATLFWLARKLSGNEQELHLGALAFGVAGRLWQAGKEAEAAALVRFLVDLEFDYGKLYRESGIAYGFFQSREPNPFVWKLLHFVEERARNRGETPELRVAELGCGIGNDALGITSSPLVRSYLGIDISPVALEEHGKRVEEVLRERDDLEHNLLAGDFVSTLERNDPRMEGVNLIYSYSSLHYFSSGELARIFDLAAELLPAQKGLFCFAIKGKDSIWDGQGVPLYRPDVWVNLDGQTRWFPSRKALVEMLDRHGFEILMHEWHEHWGYSEFSRRDRFHYVVATPRRKPGRDA is encoded by the coding sequence ATGCCAGCAAATTTCACGCGACGACTCGACCTCTTTAAAGACGCGGGTTTTGCCGACCCGAAAGCCGCTGTGGAACTGCTGAGCAGTGATGCCGAGAACTTTGGTATCGGCGGGGTGCAATCGGGCATGCCCCTGGAAGACGCGTTGGACGGAGCCGATAAGGCTGCCGCCGCGCTTCTCGATAAGCCGGTGGCTCGCCTCCTCGACAATGTGGTGGAGTGGCTTTTTGAGCGGGGCGGTGACCTGGCCACCCTCTTCTGGCTGGCGCGAAAGCTCAGCGGCAATGAGCAAGAACTTCATCTGGGGGCGCTGGCCTTCGGGGTTGCCGGCAGGTTGTGGCAGGCCGGCAAAGAGGCCGAGGCCGCCGCGCTGGTACGTTTTCTCGTCGACCTGGAGTTCGATTACGGAAAGCTCTACCGCGAGTCGGGCATCGCTTACGGTTTCTTTCAGTCCCGTGAGCCCAATCCCTTCGTGTGGAAACTTCTGCACTTTGTGGAGGAGCGCGCGCGAAACCGGGGGGAAACGCCGGAGTTGCGCGTGGCCGAGCTGGGCTGTGGCATCGGCAACGACGCGCTGGGGATCACGTCAAGCCCGCTGGTGCGTTCGTATCTGGGCATCGATATCAGCCCGGTCGCGCTGGAAGAGCACGGCAAGCGCGTGGAAGAAGTGCTGCGGGAGCGTGATGACCTGGAACACAACCTCCTGGCCGGTGACTTCGTCTCCACGCTGGAGCGCAACGACCCACGGATGGAAGGGGTCAATCTTATCTACTCGTATTCCAGCCTGCACTACTTCAGCTCCGGGGAGCTCGCCAGGATCTTCGACCTGGCCGCCGAACTCTTGCCGGCGCAGAAGGGGCTCTTCTGCTTTGCGATCAAGGGCAAAGATAGCATCTGGGACGGGCAGGGCGTGCCTCTCTACCGTCCCGATGTCTGGGTCAACCTCGATGGCCAGACCCGCTGGTTTCCCTCGCGCAAGGCGCTGGTGGAGATGCTCGACCGCCACGGCTTTGAGATTTTGATGCACGAGTGGCATGAGCACTGGGGCTATAGCGAGTTCTCACGTCGGGACCGTTTTCACTACGTGGTGGCCACCCCCCGGCGAAAGCCGGGGAGGGACGCTTGA